From the genome of Cydia fagiglandana chromosome 27, ilCydFagi1.1, whole genome shotgun sequence:
aaaactccgcgtttcgcccgtctcgcgatcgtagattaaggtttactatggtgtcaccccataaccgccaacggtttataaaaacagattgtattttgagtagcgcccgccctaaagcggagtgccttgtaagtagttagcggagtatattaaattgcatgtcatatatttggttttatcttttcaatatcctaccaagttcccattaaccaggttagaataacaagaggacccttgtactccaaaagtccaatgttttactgcggatcttatccgaggcatcactcccattaagtatttaaacattttaaaaaccttattatttcttatacacAACAACATCATTTTTTATTCACGACGATGGCGCCCGAAGAaagcttaaattaaatatatagcctGGTTATTGTGAGCTTGGGAAGCGATAAcatcaatttataaaatttttgtcatttaaaaaactttatttttaaaaaatttagtgaaattatttgtattaaaaatataaaattaattaatttgtgagtttacttgtgacagggtagcaaattcatcaattattacaattattattaggctacactatgactaattagcatagcgctcagccacatttttttttttcaccatgctccatttgagaggtaggtaatttattttaacacttcctgtataaagtgaagtgttaccaatttattatactttattacataccctgacacaagcaaaccatttttttttctaccgacatgccggacggggaaggagaggaatttcatgaagtaggaggggggggataccttatctactcacccctacccatgcctaatgcctcattgtttaatacgcgaccatggggtgccgcgttagacacccacccgcccgacccacccatttcaaaagtattaaaatatttattcatttttatttctcaaaccaactcaaacttTTCATTCCGCAGACTTAGTATGACAGACGAGACACTctaaatttctttgtttttgacttattcggttctaaatagaactattttatagaacttaaatgttcatattcgtttttgtttttttgaaatGTGAGGAAATTGGTCTTACAACCAACCTCAATTTCAGCTATCTTTGAAtagcatttttttaaagttctgctgaaacatgcaccatttgtattcgctaaaggtagggacatgttgttgaacggcatgctgcattccatttggagtagtattcctgattcgtcacataacctccgaatttccgactgctagagcaaaccgctttgtagttaaggtaatctgaaaaaaatcagttaccatttaattttaaagcattggttcagtgacattatgctcaatattatatttcacaaggtgtattttcaagttagtaacttatttttttatttgggtgaacttaggtaacaacccatttttttttgagtacgcgtacctccttgactcacttggtcaagattttttttcaagcgtttctagggaaaccaaatttttttgtgactacacaccctaagggtccagggtgatgtaattatattagatataattcactgacttagacatgaaaaagaaaaccaagtttttttttttttcacttagtgTAAGCCCACTGGCTACACATTGGGATTTGACTTGAGTGTGAGCTACAAGTTAGCCTCCACTATTGTATTGGATAATctgtagatataaattagcaacTAGTTCCCACATTACATTAAGGTACTAGTAAGTTAATTTTGTACTCATAGGCATGTACATAGTAGGGCATgccatattaaaacttaattcttaatattgcattatgtaTGTTGATTTATAcattgattacaaaatatactaattaattagaataaattagcctaatcaaagataactaataactttgttagcattaaaagatatcaattagcctcaaaatgagagttagctcattattaactatagcgactacattatacaacttaagactatttcaaaggaaatctaggttatattttttagttgagtagcagaaaccacagtgtggtggccacacgctgtgatttctaatgtCAAACGACAATAAATATGGAGCGCATGTATATGTccgcatgtatagttaacgtcctactggaccagatgattttttgggaaaagatttttttttctccggttaccccggctgcctcggttaaccggtgcttaacctctttgccgagagaggggatattgtagcgatgctacataatttcctatacTAAACATATACTTCCTCATACAACGTGACTTatacaacattagtgtcgcatttccaacagaataacatacaccagagtatgacacttatgtaaaactgtaatgtaccttctcagctgtaggttgattagcatatactgcctcctggttaactggtttcgaagaaacaagtccaaagagcatgCCACTGGAACGGAACTTGTCGCCCGGATTGTGCGGgggttgttgaaccaaacctggcttcacgtatatcaaaatgatcctcgtGATATATCCTAACCgctcaagtaggtcacatcctaatttaatttgtattttagaatcatttatgaaattatataaaaacataaaaaagactttcgttgggtagCCGTAAGCgtgacagcccggtgacagctaagaatataggcgttttgttcaggcataagcaaggatatattccaaaggaaacaaagtagaaacgtacgataaaaatataattattagtaattattattaaccacttaaaatattacaagtattaatgagcattgacatttttcgagaatcatttgatttcgaaaagatttaagttggtttgacgtttaatgtgttgatgtgaatcgaaacgcaacgtgatcggtaggattttatttcgaactgtcactgtcaTTACACTTagacttggaatgggaatacgctaggatgtagatggtttcgaattaaagattaagagggattgcctcgtctccttccgccgcctggtccggctggtgggagaccgatttgtaaagtgcgtatatcgctgtgcgtgaattgtgcgcgtgatttacttagtgcgtcccgtgtcgccgatggacatgagcacggttggtgatcgtgttccctggcgcgctgttgcgcgtccccgattttgctgagcgtcatgctgacgctgcctctacgccgtaggacgcggccttgacttgcaggccgtgtgtcggatggctatgctgccgtccgacgactccaaggtgtcttcgtgcgggtccttcccgtgaaagtccgagcgccgcgggttgttctcgccttagcttgtcacagctggggctcgatgaacgcccgccgctgatctacgtcgatctgtctgctacgctaagttccaggatgaaagctacacccggtatccgtgagtgcactagactttcgttttaggttttggccaaaactccgcgtttcgcccgtctcgcgatcgtagattaaggtttactatggtgtcaccccataaccgccaacggtttataaaaacagattgtattttgagtagcgcccgccctaaagcggagtgccttgtaagtagttagcggagtatattaaattgcatgtcatatatttggttttatcttttcaatatcctaccaagttcccattaaccaggttagaataacaagaggacccttgtactccaaaagtccaatgttttactgcggatcttatccgaggcatcactcccattaagtatttaaacatttaaaatctaattattttttatacacacCAATGGCACCCTACtttaaatcatttttattttttattcacgacatatgggaccaaccccgaaaccccggaaaaaaatttacgctcccatagaaaatttcaacatcagaccagcaaaatgtataaaacttccaattatttttccgcgttatcggggttggtcccatagtaaaagttgtccaGTATgatctaaacattaatgggtctctttcttggcctttcgtcctgatacatactgtatatctttgaacttattgttagtataacctagcagtaaacatcaaatggcattcggcacaggagtaatctaaggaacgcccactgcgggttcaaacctacaacgtcctgttagaaagtcgtacatacgctacatgtgacataatatcttcaaaaaacatataaacttatgcgaaattaatataaaaaaatgaaacccaaaaaaaaagctgtaatttctaggtgcgtccgactgagattagaacccgcggtctctgctttgaaaagcaaacgccttagtaacaagaccacaacgtgccttgacaattggctctaaattcggcttcagttagctttcgctatgtgtcactcattcgttttaatgattctattcaataaaagaaacagttcgcagtaagttgactgacagACCACTGTCAATGgtgttgaagggcaaaacgtgagatagatgtatgtgatgacaagactgtactgctttcgatgattgtcaaaacgctttacctgaaattagcatagctattattcattcaatatacgaccatacatgtatgctttaaacgcctatttttccatattgttcagatatatttgacacgttgaccgcttagataccagtggttttttgacagctaaggtatcaatgatttgttgtaagtgtagaaattaatgaatagcgactgttaagatatttgtgacatgttgagcgctcacaagtaaatgctaccatgacagtcaacaactttttgacagtttaaacgtttacctctctttgagcacctggagtgtatagcgacttctgctgctgactgtattactctgaaactaggcgaatttcaaaaaagtttacaggacatttttgtctctaaatatcaTCAGAAATTTGTATctgtatgttatttcgaattttgacaagctaatacatgaatatggtgcatcatataaaaaaatgaatatgaccttttttattaataatttattaaggattatttctttcattgacacttttttcctaaaattttaatttaaaatcctatactttcctcaaaatatgtaaaaaaaactgtgaaccgggacatatttcatgcaaaaagggggagttgcgtcagggggagggaaagggacgctagtgtgcgtaaagcaccataccctaaggtacccatactacattcataaaaggctggatctaattagtttgtcttccccatacattagaacacaatttaaccgaatcatatgtttacaaacttacacaggacactcgtggcgtctttattaacaattttcggcttcgcctcaaattgttactcacgccactcgccttttttgacctctcttaaacaacggttgcataaaatactataagcGGACCGAGTGGATGTGTATTTTTGTGGACTACTTTTTtatctaaataattaaattgtaattcattcaaaaaaaggttattacaattagggatacctcacctaccgtattacaaagcattacaaaaatgtccaatgGCCAAAGCCgacctcataaatataaacgttcactgaaaaaacccaaAACATTTCTGATAATTCCATTTTGTTAGCGaggttatcgttttgcaccgaatatgaatgaaataaaagcacgttgttatttgatagatacatttatataaaaatcgtcacatgaaaccaatataggtactcgtacaccagacccttaaatatcgttctttcaactgataatatagccacaaaaactcgctgagactgcaggtcgtcttgatttcaatttcttgatgatatatcattgaattaactttcaaagcacgtgatagctcttagaatagcaacaaaactggttgaaactaagaattttattgctgaaattatgtaaACAACATTGCTACGTcttgataaataaaattttaatcatttatattgtttacgttaaaatgtgaaaaattttgttgataaattgtctatctagtatattgacattatgtcatatatgttttaaatgacgtaatatgaataccagcacaatgaaaatttattccaataagaaataacaaatcttcaaactttttgatttcaagtgaattaggaagaagctaattgaactgatttggttgtattcatacattttattaaataatttgttatattttttaagtattatgacttgtgaattaaaataaatcgaaattttaatgactctagatctccgtgtgacgttatttatttaccctatttattttgaacacagtttttcactggtatcatcattcgtatacggacatgaatttctgtcaatatatattccAAACCCAAATGTCAACCCGGGACGAagaagtacgcgtccgcttcgaATGAgccccagcgggcatctgattaaaaagagaatttgacagatatggcggatgtatggaaattttacgaaagtttacgtttacaaTTGAATTACTCTGTTGCCTtcaagaggaaaaataggaaaagcctgattcgttgtagtccagttatctggctttcgataTCATTCGATTTTATAGCTTGatcatcgatttttttatataaattttactaaacgctgacactcgctcatctcattttaggtacaactttgcataagtgtatttattatattgtaaaagatttcagattttcaagggtgattcgttgtaaacacactctttgggataataatgacatttattataaaaaaaattatcaacagatgtgaacgctagcgactaaacggtgactgcctttttcgctgattttgctcgatgcagtcttaagtaaaaccgctcgtactacttacctgcaaaaagggtcttcattattctatttggcacctgagcgcgggctagtccaacgctcaaaaaaccagtgtaggtgcgctctccgataacgcgcctttgttacgcatctcgatgacacattttagactggttcagtagcgttcgactcgccggcactcagtaaccgaagtacgtattttttatgcaggtggttgtgtcacgtggcacgagcggttttacttaacaatagacaataggattagccgtcgagctctatttgaaagctacacactatacctacTACAGGCTAGAGTAGTTACCTGTAATGTCACGTGTCATGAACGAACCCATAGATTTTTCGGACACATTATGAGATCACCAATGCATGATATGGAGAAGTGTATCATCTTGGGgcgaatgaatggcaaacgcGCTCAGGGTGGGGCTCGTAAGAGATGGTCTGACGCCATGAAGAAGACGAGTGGCGGCAGCCTGCACCGTGCGGTCCACTGTTCCACTGTCCACGAGAGATGTTGcatgtggtcgcgatcctcagcattgagggaaccaggaagaagaagaagagttacCTGTAACAAAGGTGTGGGCAGCGGCGCCGCGGCGGGctcgcgcgggcggcgcggcggcagcggcggcggcgtgccGCACACGCCCGCTGAGGAGGCCGACCCTCCCCCCGCTGGGGACAACGATCATAGAtcataggtaatcatagtttaGGCATAAGGCAAGATAGGTTAGGTAGGCTAACTTGGAAAAAGTTTtcgcaaaaatttcatttttgatacaagtatttatcgctgactgtactttttttccacaggcaactaatactcatcgagacaattctaaaaacccctcacacaattaggttgcgttgtttcatcacagagttcttatggccacctcctgtctccatcatcagatcagctcgatggtaccataatattgcattgtcatgcgatttatactatgtatgcaaaatttcagctcaatcggaaaccggaaagtggattaaatttaacttgcaagatttgattacacacagacagacagagagacagacagacaacggtcaggtgaaactaaataaaagcttgtaaaaaggttACAATGCTATGTttcatttttcaaatatttatctcactaaggtttttttttttcaaattataaatacacaattcactttttaacacattcattgcggCAGCACATATGCGTctaccgtcatacaagtttgttcctaggccacgccccatggcagtgaatgcgttacgGTTTAACTAATACGGAGCAGTTGTCACacagaaaaaaatatgaatgtgATACTTTAGTGTGTCTATTATACCTTACCCACACACATACATGCGCATAGGtattatagtatttatttatttacacaaggAATTCCAACAGCTATGAAACATGGATTAACCTTTTGAAATAGCATTACAGAGCCAATTATAAGAACTTGCAAGGCCATATACATGTTATTTAATGCATTACACGTTTAATCTCGAATCAAGTCGAGTCAACGGCCAACAAccttacatggcgaccctgccggGATACTGTAATAGTCAACGCCCCCAccttacatggcgaccctgccggGATACTGTAATAGTCAACGCCCCAccttacatggcgaccctgccggGATACTGTAATAGTCAACGCCCAACCTTACATGGCGACCGTGCCGGGATACTCACACAGAGGCTCGTGTGTGGGCGTGGCGGGGCCGGGCGGCGCGGGGGTGGCGGCGGGCGCGGGGAAGCTGAAGGCGGAGGGGGGCCCGGCGGgggacggcggcgccggcgccggcgaccGCTTCGGTGACATGCCCGGCAATCTACGGAGGATTACAACGTTTTACcgaagagaatttgaaatagagaattactgtcatggtaaattctGTAGCTACAGTACCTACGTTTActaccatctttcgacagaagattaaaactgttagaacgccatttgactttgatccttattctttcactgatatgtgttaacttggtaaatattaatattaacgccatctactcgacactaGATCTAGCCAAGGGTATGGAatgttttcgagcgatggcgccggTACGATGTTTTgtcttacagatgtagtgcataattatttttctcaaacatgcaatgaaatattgatgttatgttccttataataggctgcgaagtatgacgtttcaggtgcggctaggacaaaaggtcgttaatggaatttcatacaaatcttgcaggcctaggccggcaaagtcctcttttttaattttcatttcacagatatttgtgacacagcatcgtggcattcatccattaaaaaaaaacaactagaggcagtatttgctttatggttcgtaatgacactctgccactacgcctataaaaaaaaacaaaaatcaatGTTAGCTATAATTTGccgttttatttgtataaaatcaacatgaatttaataaataatacattattaaccaaattctataattttaaattataaatttaactacaccaataaaaacatttaaaatatttcatctaaacgttccggtaaaaaggtctactcaaacacttagtaatttcttttaaattgttatggaggcaaagttgaaaaattttcattctgttttattggatttatggtgcgttgttgattttttactttaatatgagttccgacgaaataatgaaattaatattaattgtaatcgtaggtgttggaattggcagcgtaagcagaatttattttaaataacttgctgcctctgccgccaagtcaaagacgaagtatgtttagttgcttatggcaattttgttatttgagaaactaagaaaaatggcttacagtttattagaaacagttttgtggcatattttaaatgaatgtaactacaaattcgtgaacactgtggaaattatacttatttactccatgcataaagcaacgatgtatgtgaaacatgatatcaacatgaaagactatgtaaacttatgtgacgaaaacgacagtcagacggatacacggcgaaaaaatcaaagatacatgaaaatatacaggtagtaaaaatacacgactcgtgtaaaacatacgcgtgataatgattataggtacgtgttggttatattttggctgtagtttacttttagttttttctatataaaacttgggtttcgtggatttttttattttatttatttcattgcatgtttgagaaaagcactatacatacctcggcgggaaatggggttgcccgcgctcagacctatccggcctcgcttcgctcggccgtctatatgtcttcggccggcaaccccttttgtcccagcctctgtagtaatgtactattccaTTGTAAGTTTCCAAAACACAACTTTCactacacaaacgggtctaccgcgatataactTTATTGTTTTACCTTAAACTCCGATGTttcagctggtgcaactcagtcTCTTTGGtggtacaaaacgcgagagtttaaagtgttgaATTGTTGATACAACGTTCCACGGGCGTAGCCAGGGGGAGGGTTTTGGAGGTTcgaacccccccccccccccgaaaAGTtcagaatatatttttatttatcacatCTCTAATATTTTTCTTGTATAAGGGTTATTTTATGTACTTTTAGTCGTTTTATTTTCttgaaccccccccccccccccccgataCTAAAACCTGACTAACTACGCCCGTGCAACGTTCACTTAGGTACAAGAAGTACAGACATTGACTGAACTatcatgacaaatacgaacgtttccgagaaaattcgatggaaaacaattatgcagtacacctGTGTTTATCAGACTGCGGCAAAATGCGCTGGATATtgtatgtcttatatatcagactacggcagttaaaaggttaataaagAAAATCTTTAAATTACCGACTTCATAACGTATTGCCACGTTTTACGGGTTCCATACCTAAAgagtaaaaaccgggcaagtgcgagtcggactcgcgcacgaagggttccgtaccataatgcaaaacaaaaaacaaaaaaaacaacggtcacccatccaagtactgaccactcccgacgttgccccatttaaatctttattttattctgtttttagtatttgttgttatagcggcaacagaaatacatcatctgtgaaaatttcaactgtctagctatcacggttcgtgagatacagcctggtgacagacggacggacggacggacagcgaagtcttagtaatagggtcccgttttaccgtttggttacggaaccctaaaaaacgggacgTCCGATCCGTTTAACTGTGTCTcggttataaataaatactataaataaataccatAAATAAATGCTGGCGACACcgtaggttaggttttttagtgttccgtacaaaactttgttcacggaacactaatgggatcacttcggtcttgattatatgtattttttaatgtgttttgtattgtatttatatattcatattataaatgacccAGCCTCagaaggaaaataaataaagatatatttactaattaataaaatatatacgaaAACAAAATCTAATAATCTTTataaactattctaaaataaaataaaactaatctaaactaaatctaaaaaaggcccctgtggccaggtccccaagatgctggctgcgttaccccgctgaactgccagactaaagtgttgagcgaggtaactgccagctctcgggtccccagttgcgtccctgagtctcttagaatagtttgtatttagtttaattttaagttatttttatttattgttttttgacttgtttttgtaccatatatatgaataaaataatctttataaTAACAAAACAGAGAACGTACCTCGAAAGCAGACGAAAGGCAAAAGACAGACAGTCTGGCAGACTGATATCATCGTAATATAATATGTGTTGTATAATCTAATACGCGCTTTCATTTTGTTACAtttaatttaacttgcaatgtttgtATGAATGTCCGGGCATAGAGAAATTAGTAATATTAGCCCTTAAATgcatgtttttttctttttgcccgaAATTCATATGTGCATCACATAATTGTTTGTATCacaatatttatgtaaatatgtaattttcagtaatat
Proteins encoded in this window:
- the LOC134677784 gene encoding uncharacterized protein LOC134677784, with the translated sequence MSPKRSPAPAPPSPAGPPSAFSFPAPAATPAPPGPATPTHEPLSGGGSASSAGVCGTPPPLPPRRPREPAAAPLPTPLLQWNSGPHGAGCRHSSSSWRQTISYEPHPERVCHSFAPR